ctataaattttaataatagaaacttgaaatcAAATTCTAAATAacttaaaaatttaaaatttaaatttaattttagtaataataaataaattaaaatttgaatagttaataataaaattttaaatgtaatcttaaaaacttaaaaatcaaaaatttaaaattaacttATACAATGACATAAATTTAATAACTGTTTAATCACCCACTGATGCGTAGTATGACTTGATTTCAGAAATAGATGTTGGGTTCACATGCATAGAATAGAGTGAGCTGAACAGCATGGGTATTACTAGCAAGTGACCGATGTTTACAAATGAGCTGTTGTTCCTGGATTTGTTACTTGCAATTTGGGTGTGGCAATTTACCTCTGATACAAATGCAGTCAAGGCCTTGCTTGATATAGTCAACTAtttgagtcacgtgatgagatATTCGTGCTTACGCCAGCAACATGTGAAACCTCACCACATGGTCCTATGTATGCACGTGCCCAtgtgcgtgcacacgcacgcatgcacacacacgcatgcacacacacgcatgcacacgcacacacacacacacacacacacacacacacacacacacacacacacacacacacacacacactacacacacacacacacacacacacacacacacacacacacacactacacacacacacacacacacacacacacacacacacacacacacacacacacacacacacacacacacaccagctaGTGTACCCTTCAAACTTCATTTACTCTATTGGTGTGACGAAATCATGCATGGACACACGACTTCTGAAATTTCTGTGAGAGAAAAAATACAAGAACACTCTCTTATCTGTTTCTTCAGAAACTCCAAATTTGTAGCAAACAGATGcccaacattaattaactgaaatTTGCAATACATAATGCTGACACGTTTCTACGATGAagataaatatttgtatacGTCTCATGCAGCCCTGTCATTCGTCATATAATCAAGTCCTTACATTCAATGTTCTGCACTTGCTAAGAACTCAAACACCATACGATTGAATTCGTCTGCATACCTTAAATGAATGTTATGCTTTCCATCAGGAAATTCGTGATACTGAAGAGGACACTTGAAGGCCTCCTTCAGATAGTCAACGTGTAGACGAGGAACGAGTGGATCCTTTGCTCCATGAAGAAGGAAAGTCGGACACCGAACTCTCCCCACCTCTTGCTTATAAAGATCTCCACCTTGCGCATATATATCTTTAATAGTATTACTCCAATTACTCCACATCTCTCGGAGGCCACCAGAGCCATACACAGACTCCATTGCTTCTCGATGTCGTTTGCTCCATGAGTCAACGTTCTTCGTCCGTTCATACAGCTGCATGTCCTCATCAGTGATGAACGAGTTCCCTCCCCATATCACCATCTTTCTAATCGCTACCGGTTCACTGGCAGCCAGTATGACTGCACTGTTGCCGCCATCACTCCAGCCCATCAACGAAAACTGTTCGAATCCCAATGCCCGCATTACAGCAAAGCCATCTCTTGCGTCCTGGTGAAGAAAGTCGGCTGTAAATGTGCGATTTGGAGGACGGGAATGGCCGTAGCCTCTTG
The DNA window shown above is from Corticium candelabrum chromosome 13, ooCorCand1.1, whole genome shotgun sequence and carries:
- the LOC134188972 gene encoding valacyclovir hydrolase-like; its protein translation is MFRQLFCRLFPSLRKFSSIENGKIAANGVDIFYERAGTAKSGLLCIPGALGTTQTDFGPQLKSAILTASHSVIAIDPRGYGHSRPPNRTFTADFLHQDARDGFAVMRALGFEQFSLMGWSDGGNSAVILAASEPVAIRKMVIWGGNSFITDEDMQLYERTKNVDSWSKRHREAMESVYGSGGLREMWSNWSNTIKDIYAQGGDLYKQEVGRVRCPTFLLHGAKDPLVPRLHVDYLKEAFKCPLQYHEFPDGKHNIHLRYADEFNRMVFEFLASAEH